In Aquabacterium sp. OR-4, the following proteins share a genomic window:
- a CDS encoding substrate-binding domain-containing protein — MNRRLFHTVAWAAALAAGVCAAPAAFAQGKGEVKIALIASKTGPLEAFAKQTIIGFNLGLEYATNGTLTVAGKKLVVIEKDDQGKPDVGKNLLAQAYADDKVDIAVGPTASPVALAMLPVAEEYKKILLVEPAVADSITGDKWNKYIFRTGRNSSQDAIANAAALDKAGTSIVTLAQDNAFGKDGVKAFKDAVKKAKLAHEEYLPAATSDFTAAAQRIIEKLKDQPGRKIVWIIWAGGNPFKIADLDLKRYNIEIATGGNILPAMTAYKQFPGMEGGLYYYFGIPKNPVNEWLVANHYTKYKAPPDFFTAGGMSAAIAVVEALKKTQGDTSTNKLIATMEGMSFDTPKGKMTFRKEDHQAMQDMYHFKIKVDPAFPWGVPELVREIKASEMDVPIRNKR; from the coding sequence ATGAACCGACGCCTCTTCCACACCGTTGCCTGGGCCGCCGCGCTGGCCGCCGGCGTGTGCGCCGCGCCTGCCGCCTTTGCCCAGGGCAAGGGCGAGGTGAAGATTGCGCTGATCGCCAGCAAGACCGGGCCGCTGGAGGCTTTCGCCAAGCAGACCATCATCGGCTTCAACCTGGGCCTCGAGTACGCCACCAACGGCACCCTGACGGTGGCCGGCAAGAAGCTGGTGGTGATCGAGAAGGACGACCAGGGCAAGCCCGACGTGGGCAAGAACCTGCTGGCCCAGGCCTATGCCGACGACAAGGTCGACATCGCCGTGGGCCCCACGGCCAGCCCGGTGGCCCTGGCCATGCTGCCGGTGGCCGAGGAGTACAAGAAGATCCTGCTGGTGGAGCCGGCCGTGGCCGACAGCATCACCGGCGACAAGTGGAACAAGTACATCTTCCGCACCGGCCGCAACTCGAGCCAGGACGCCATTGCCAACGCCGCCGCGCTCGACAAGGCCGGCACCAGCATCGTCACGCTGGCGCAGGACAACGCCTTTGGCAAGGATGGCGTCAAGGCCTTCAAGGACGCGGTGAAGAAGGCCAAGCTGGCGCATGAGGAATACCTGCCCGCGGCCACCAGCGATTTCACCGCCGCCGCCCAGCGCATCATCGAGAAGCTGAAGGACCAGCCGGGCCGCAAGATCGTGTGGATCATCTGGGCCGGCGGCAACCCGTTCAAGATCGCCGACCTCGACTTGAAGCGCTACAACATCGAGATCGCCACCGGCGGCAACATCCTGCCGGCCATGACCGCGTACAAGCAGTTCCCCGGCATGGAGGGCGGCCTGTACTACTACTTCGGCATTCCGAAGAACCCGGTCAACGAGTGGCTGGTGGCCAACCACTACACCAAGTACAAGGCGCCGCCCGACTTCTTCACCGCCGGCGGCATGAGCGCGGCCATCGCCGTGGTGGAGGCGCTCAAGAAGACCCAGGGCGACACCAGCACCAACAAGCTGATCGCCACCATGGAAGGCATGAGCTTTGACACGCCCAAGGGCAAGATGACCTTCCGCAAGGAAGATCACCAGGCCATGCAGGACATGTACCACTTCAAGATCAAGGTCGATCCGGCGTTCCCGTGGGGCGTGCCGGAGCTGGTGCGCGAGATCAAGGCGTCTGAAATGGACGTGCCGATCCGCAACAAACGCTGA
- a CDS encoding 3-keto-disaccharide hydrolase yields MPLYRRQLLARSLGLATAPLLGAGLAGCATTPGWTTLLDGPGLKDLNDWSPLGQGRWKIVDGTLEGRGGTLGYLLTREAYADFELRCEFWADADCNSGLFLRCQDRAKVNADNAYEVNIFDKRPDPSYGTAAIVNVAKVAQPGPKAADRWNSFEVTARADRLVVVFNGQQTVDVRDARFRSGPIALQSAGGVIRFRRLQIRTL; encoded by the coding sequence ATGCCGCTGTACCGCCGTCAACTGCTGGCCCGTTCGCTGGGCCTGGCCACCGCACCGCTGCTGGGCGCCGGCCTGGCCGGCTGCGCCACCACGCCCGGCTGGACCACGCTGCTCGACGGCCCCGGCCTGAAAGACCTGAACGACTGGTCGCCGCTGGGCCAGGGCCGCTGGAAGATCGTGGACGGCACGCTCGAAGGCCGCGGCGGCACGCTGGGCTACCTGCTCACGCGCGAGGCCTATGCCGATTTCGAGCTGCGCTGCGAGTTCTGGGCCGATGCCGACTGCAACAGCGGTCTGTTTCTGCGCTGCCAGGACCGCGCCAAGGTCAATGCCGACAACGCCTACGAGGTCAACATCTTCGACAAGCGGCCCGACCCCAGCTACGGCACCGCCGCCATCGTCAACGTGGCCAAGGTGGCGCAGCCCGGGCCCAAGGCCGCCGATCGCTGGAACAGCTTCGAGGTGACGGCGCGCGCCGACCGCCTGGTGGTGGTGTTCAACGGCCAGCAGACGGTGGATGTGCGCGATGCCCGCTTTCGCAGCGGCCCGATCGCACTGCAGTCGGCCGGCGGCGTGATCCGCTTTCGCCGCCTGCAGATCCGCACGCTGTAG
- a CDS encoding BadF/BadG/BcrA/BcrD ATPase family protein codes for MAFDAVPPPASHPPLQATAASAPARLGLGLDVGGTSTRWALADAAGRLHAQGDLPGFTAALLGQPHGQQAAAEVMAALAARVRGNGHPVGRPLVLGPVAAVCAGVTGTDRAGGALLRQMLAKALAVPGVRIEITSDIEMACQVAFAPGAGFLVYAGTGSIAGHVDAGGQFHRAGGRGGLIDDGGSAHWIARQALRRIWRAEDAEPGAWRRSGMARRVLADIAREAGEGVDLDNDLGDWALTRHWIARASRGEIGLLARAVAAADGPAGSPLADADAAAILDEAGRELARLALALAQRFGPRPVALAGRAFLLSPRLAAAMSAALPDTLPVTQAPLAEESTAAGAARRAARLMGEAA; via the coding sequence ATGGCGTTTGACGCAGTCCCCCCGCCCGCTTCCCACCCGCCCCTGCAAGCCACGGCTGCGTCCGCGCCGGCCCGCCTGGGCCTGGGCCTGGACGTGGGTGGCACCTCCACCCGCTGGGCGCTGGCCGATGCCGCGGGCCGCCTGCATGCGCAGGGCGACCTGCCGGGCTTTACCGCCGCGCTGCTGGGCCAGCCGCATGGCCAGCAGGCGGCGGCCGAGGTGATGGCGGCGCTGGCGGCGCGCGTGCGCGGCAACGGCCATCCGGTGGGCCGGCCGCTGGTTCTGGGCCCGGTGGCCGCGGTGTGTGCCGGCGTCACCGGCACCGACCGCGCCGGCGGTGCCCTGCTGCGCCAGATGCTGGCCAAGGCCCTGGCCGTGCCCGGGGTGCGCATCGAGATCACCAGCGACATCGAGATGGCCTGCCAGGTGGCCTTTGCGCCGGGTGCGGGTTTTCTGGTCTATGCCGGCACCGGCTCGATCGCCGGCCATGTGGACGCTGGCGGCCAGTTCCACCGCGCCGGCGGCCGCGGCGGCCTGATCGACGACGGCGGCAGCGCGCACTGGATCGCCCGCCAGGCGCTGCGCCGCATCTGGCGCGCCGAAGATGCCGAGCCCGGCGCCTGGCGCCGCTCGGGCATGGCGCGCCGGGTGCTGGCCGACATCGCGCGCGAGGCCGGTGAAGGCGTGGACCTCGACAACGACCTGGGCGACTGGGCCCTCACCCGCCACTGGATCGCGCGCGCCTCGCGCGGCGAGATCGGCCTGCTGGCACGCGCGGTGGCCGCCGCCGACGGGCCGGCCGGCAGCCCGCTGGCCGACGCCGATGCCGCCGCCATCCTCGATGAAGCCGGCCGCGAGCTGGCGCGCCTGGCGCTGGCACTGGCGCAGCGCTTCGGCCCGCGGCCGGTGGCGCTGGCCGGGCGGGCCTTCCTGCTGAGCCCGCGCCTGGCCGCGGCCATGAGCGCGGCCCTGCCCGACACGCTGCCGGTCACCCAGGCGCCGCTGGCCGAAGAGTCCACCGCCGCCGGCGCCGCACGCCGCGCCGCGCGGCTGATGGGCGAGGCGGCATGA
- a CDS encoding glycoside hydrolase family 10 protein — MAPGQPGPTTAPAPAGPAAPFDALPPLALPEADQPGAAPRELRAAWVASVAHIDWPAQPGLPVAALRASALAQIERAQAIGLNALILQVRPSADALYHSPLEPASEYLSGTQGLLPVDEASGQPFDALAFWVAEAHRRGIELHAWLNPYRARHPSARSAAAGSHVALARPEWVRRHGDLLWLDPGEAGARAHTLAVVADVVRRYDVDAIHLDDYFYPYPVKDASGRDQPFDDQAPWQAYQAGGGRLARDDWRRDNVDQLVRALKPLVQGLKPWVRVGISPFGIGRPALRPAGISGFSQYDQLFADVERWCDEGWMDELAPQLYWPRARTAQAFEPLLDYWLARNSHRHHLWPGLFSSRVADGGADPWPADEVLAQIALQRQRPGARGHIHFSLKALLQDRDSLATRLQREAYAQPALVPATPWLHTGAALPAAPQLRRSPGGTLQLASADGQAPWRWALWRRRAGQWRFDTLPGQQRQLDPQAADTLMLQAIDRLGGEGPRLAYGLDS, encoded by the coding sequence ATGGCCCCCGGCCAGCCCGGCCCCACCACCGCCCCAGCCCCCGCCGGGCCCGCGGCCCCCTTTGATGCCCTGCCCCCGCTGGCCTTGCCCGAGGCCGACCAGCCCGGCGCCGCGCCGCGCGAGCTGCGCGCCGCCTGGGTGGCCAGCGTGGCCCACATCGACTGGCCGGCCCAGCCCGGCCTGCCGGTGGCGGCGCTGCGTGCCAGTGCGCTGGCCCAGATCGAGCGGGCCCAGGCCATCGGCCTGAACGCGCTGATCCTGCAGGTGCGGCCCAGCGCCGATGCGCTGTACCACTCGCCGCTGGAGCCGGCCAGCGAGTACCTCTCGGGCACCCAGGGCCTGCTGCCGGTGGACGAGGCCAGCGGCCAGCCCTTCGACGCGCTGGCCTTCTGGGTGGCCGAGGCCCACCGCCGCGGCATCGAGCTGCACGCCTGGCTCAACCCCTACCGTGCGCGGCACCCATCGGCACGCTCGGCCGCGGCGGGCAGCCATGTGGCGCTGGCGCGGCCCGAGTGGGTGCGCCGCCATGGCGATCTGCTGTGGCTGGACCCCGGCGAGGCCGGCGCACGCGCCCACACCCTGGCCGTGGTGGCCGACGTGGTGCGCCGCTACGACGTGGACGCCATCCACCTGGACGACTACTTCTACCCCTACCCGGTGAAAGACGCGTCCGGCCGCGACCAGCCCTTCGACGACCAGGCCCCCTGGCAGGCCTACCAGGCCGGCGGCGGCCGCCTGGCGCGCGATGACTGGCGGCGCGACAACGTCGATCAGCTGGTGCGCGCGCTCAAGCCGCTGGTGCAGGGCCTCAAGCCCTGGGTGCGCGTGGGCATCAGCCCCTTCGGCATCGGCCGGCCGGCACTGCGGCCGGCGGGCATCAGCGGCTTCAGCCAGTACGACCAGCTGTTTGCCGATGTCGAGCGCTGGTGCGACGAGGGCTGGATGGACGAGCTGGCACCGCAGCTGTACTGGCCACGGGCGCGCACTGCGCAGGCCTTCGAGCCGCTGCTCGACTACTGGCTGGCGCGCAACAGCCACCGCCACCACCTGTGGCCGGGCCTGTTCAGCAGCCGCGTGGCCGATGGCGGCGCCGACCCCTGGCCGGCCGACGAGGTGCTGGCGCAGATCGCGCTGCAGCGCCAGCGCCCCGGCGCGCGCGGCCACATCCACTTCAGCCTGAAGGCCTTGCTGCAAGACCGCGACAGCCTGGCCACACGCCTGCAGCGCGAGGCCTATGCCCAGCCGGCGCTGGTGCCGGCCACACCCTGGCTGCACACCGGCGCCGCGCTGCCGGCCGCGCCGCAGTTGCGGCGCAGCCCGGGCGGCACGCTGCAGCTGGCCAGCGCCGATGGCCAGGCGCCCTGGCGCTGGGCGCTGTGGCGCCGGCGCGCGGGCCAGTGGCGTTTTGACACCCTGCCCGGCCAGCAGCGCCAGCTCGACCCCCAGGCCGCCGACACGCTGATGCTGCAGGCCATCGACCGCCTGGGCGGCGAAGGGCCGCGGCTGGCCTATGGCCTCGATTCCTGA
- a CDS encoding N-acetylmuramic acid 6-phosphate etherase — MSPLSSTETPHPAHAALDLYETPELLAALIGDQQRAVAAVQAAAPQLARAVDAAARRLAAGGRLIYAGAGTSGRLAVLDAVELNPTFSWSPERAPALLAGGPGAMFLAVEGAEDDGAQGAEDLHRLGPTANDVVFAIAASGTTPFALGVLAAGRALGTLTIGMANNAGSPLVSEAEIGIVLDTGPEVISGSTRLKAGTAQKIALNSFSSAVMVRLHKVYGNLMVDLRATNVKLVHRAVRLTAQAAGCAPAQAEAALRDSGYRVKVAVLMVRLGLGPDAARSRLEALQGNLRAALGEA, encoded by the coding sequence ATGAGCCCACTCAGTTCCACCGAAACCCCGCACCCGGCGCATGCCGCGCTCGACCTGTACGAAACCCCCGAGCTGCTGGCCGCGCTGATCGGTGACCAGCAGCGCGCCGTGGCCGCCGTGCAGGCCGCCGCGCCGCAGCTGGCGCGGGCGGTGGATGCCGCGGCCCGGCGCCTGGCCGCCGGTGGCCGGCTGATCTATGCCGGCGCCGGCACCAGCGGCCGCCTGGCGGTGCTGGATGCGGTGGAGCTGAACCCGACCTTCAGCTGGTCGCCCGAACGCGCGCCGGCGCTGCTGGCCGGCGGGCCGGGCGCCATGTTCCTGGCCGTGGAAGGGGCCGAGGACGACGGTGCCCAGGGCGCCGAAGACCTGCACCGCCTGGGCCCCACGGCCAACGATGTGGTGTTTGCCATCGCCGCCTCGGGCACCACGCCGTTTGCACTGGGCGTGCTGGCCGCCGGCCGCGCGCTGGGCACGCTGACCATCGGCATGGCCAACAACGCCGGCTCGCCGCTGGTCAGCGAGGCCGAGATCGGCATCGTGCTCGACACCGGGCCCGAGGTCATCTCGGGCAGCACCCGCCTGAAGGCCGGCACGGCGCAGAAGATCGCGCTCAACAGCTTCAGCAGCGCGGTGATGGTGCGGCTGCACAAGGTCTACGGCAACCTGATGGTCGACCTGCGCGCCACCAACGTGAAGCTGGTGCACCGCGCCGTGCGCCTGACCGCCCAGGCCGCCGGCTGCGCGCCGGCCCAGGCCGAAGCCGCGCTGCGCGACAGCGGCTACCGCGTGAAGGTGGCGGTGCTGATGGTGCGCCTGGGCCTGGGCCCCGACGCGGCGCGCAGCCGGCTCGAGGCGCTGCAGGGCAATCTGCGCGCGGCCCTCGGCGAGGCCTGA
- a CDS encoding N-acetylmuramoyl-L-alanine amidase, translating into MKPAARPAAWPAARPAAWPPARARGLVPGGLALLASLALLGGCAQTGAERPALQIDSQTYRAQGQDSRVQFLILHYTDEDMARSARILTEQAVSAHYLLSDENPPRVYRLVDENRRAWHAGASHWAGSSNLNSASIGIEIVNAGAEKNADGSQRFTPYPEAQMDLMLALVRDIVARHQIKPERVLGHSDIAPQRKIDPGPLFPWWRLAEAGLIAWPDAARVAAVQPVFEARLPGVAWFQEALARHGFQVDRHGLLDEPTRRVIAAFQMKYRPARHDGQPDAETAARLQVLTGLAPPPAAAPAANGTAPATP; encoded by the coding sequence ATGAAGCCCGCGGCCCGGCCCGCAGCCTGGCCCGCAGCTCGGCCCGCCGCGTGGCCGCCAGCGCGGGCGCGCGGCCTGGTGCCGGGCGGCCTGGCCCTGCTGGCCAGCCTGGCCCTGCTGGGCGGCTGTGCGCAGACCGGCGCGGAGCGCCCCGCGCTGCAGATCGACAGCCAGACCTACCGCGCCCAGGGCCAGGACAGCCGCGTGCAATTCCTGATCCTGCACTACACCGACGAAGACATGGCGCGCTCGGCGCGCATCCTCACCGAGCAGGCGGTGTCGGCGCACTACCTGCTGAGCGACGAGAACCCGCCGCGTGTCTACCGCCTGGTGGACGAGAACCGCCGCGCCTGGCATGCCGGCGCCAGCCACTGGGCCGGCAGCAGCAACCTCAACAGCGCGTCGATCGGCATCGAGATCGTCAACGCCGGCGCCGAGAAAAACGCCGATGGCAGCCAGCGCTTCACGCCCTATCCCGAGGCGCAGATGGACCTGATGCTGGCGCTGGTGCGCGACATCGTGGCGCGGCACCAGATCAAGCCCGAGCGCGTGCTGGGCCACAGCGACATCGCGCCGCAGCGCAAGATCGATCCGGGCCCGCTGTTTCCGTGGTGGCGCCTGGCCGAGGCCGGGCTGATCGCCTGGCCCGACGCCGCGCGCGTGGCCGCCGTGCAGCCGGTGTTCGAGGCGCGGCTGCCCGGCGTGGCCTGGTTCCAGGAGGCGCTGGCCCGGCATGGTTTCCAGGTTGACCGCCATGGCCTGCTGGACGAGCCGACCCGCCGCGTGATCGCCGCCTTCCAGATGAAGTACCGCCCGGCCCGCCACGACGGCCAGCCCGATGCCGAAACCGCCGCCCGGCTGCAGGTGTTGACCGGCCTGGCCCCGCCGCCGGCAGCGGCACCCGCCGCCAACGGCACCGCGCCCGCCACGCCGTGA
- a CDS encoding ABC transporter substrate-binding protein, giving the protein MTLAAPRHARQAAPSRRAIHAASLATLIAASLPFAAGPALAATPKDTLVIALAFDDIITLDPAEAFEISAGELMGNSYDRLVRLDANDTSKLVGDLAKGWTVSADGKTYRFELKPGLRFASGNPVTADDVVWSLQRAVLLDKNPAFILTQFGFNKDNVKTAIQASGALTLTLTTDKAYAPSFVLNCLTANVASVVDKKLVLANEANGDLGAAWLKTHYAGSGPLKIREWRANELVALERNDAYAGAKAKPARVIYRHVKESATQRLMLEKGDIDVARNLSPQDLEALAASKDVKQTAAPKGTVYYIGLNQKNPHLAKPEVREALKWLVDYQAIGSTLMKNIGVVHQNFLPQGLLGAAKDNPYKLDVDKAKALLTKAGLGQGFKLSMDVRSVQPIQGMAEAFQATAKRAGIDIEILPGDGKQTLTKYRARSHDMYIGPWGADYWDPHTNADTFVRNPDNSDQAKSKPLAWRNAWDIPALTGQADAAVLERDGAKRAKMYQAMQAEFRKSSPFIVLFQQTEVAAYRSNVEGLKLGPTFDTNYVFNVSKK; this is encoded by the coding sequence ATGACCCTTGCCGCCCCCCGCCACGCCCGCCAAGCTGCGCCGAGCCGCCGTGCGATCCACGCCGCCAGCCTGGCCACGCTGATCGCCGCCAGCCTGCCCTTTGCCGCCGGCCCGGCGCTGGCCGCCACGCCGAAAGACACGCTGGTGATCGCGCTGGCCTTCGACGACATCATCACGCTCGACCCCGCCGAGGCCTTCGAGATCTCGGCCGGCGAGCTGATGGGCAACAGCTACGACCGCCTGGTGCGCCTGGACGCCAACGACACCAGCAAACTGGTGGGCGACCTGGCCAAGGGCTGGACGGTCTCGGCCGATGGCAAGACCTACAGATTCGAGTTGAAGCCCGGGCTCAGGTTCGCCTCGGGCAACCCGGTGACGGCCGACGACGTGGTGTGGTCGCTGCAGCGCGCGGTGCTGCTCGACAAGAACCCGGCCTTCATCCTCACCCAATTCGGCTTCAACAAGGACAACGTCAAGACCGCCATCCAGGCCAGCGGCGCCTTGACCCTCACGCTCACCACCGACAAGGCCTATGCGCCGAGCTTCGTGCTCAACTGCCTCACGGCCAATGTGGCCAGCGTGGTCGACAAGAAGCTGGTGCTGGCCAACGAGGCCAATGGCGACCTCGGCGCCGCCTGGCTGAAGACGCACTACGCCGGCTCGGGGCCGCTCAAGATCCGCGAGTGGCGCGCCAACGAGCTGGTGGCGTTGGAGCGCAACGACGCCTACGCCGGCGCCAAGGCCAAGCCGGCGCGCGTGATCTACCGCCACGTGAAGGAATCGGCCACGCAGCGCCTGATGCTGGAGAAGGGCGACATCGACGTGGCCCGCAACCTCAGCCCGCAGGATCTGGAAGCCCTGGCGGCCAGCAAGGACGTGAAGCAGACCGCCGCGCCCAAGGGCACCGTCTACTACATCGGCCTGAACCAGAAGAACCCCCACCTGGCCAAGCCCGAGGTGCGCGAGGCCCTGAAGTGGCTGGTGGACTACCAGGCCATCGGCAGCACGCTGATGAAGAACATCGGCGTGGTGCACCAGAACTTCCTGCCGCAAGGCCTGCTGGGTGCCGCCAAGGACAACCCCTACAAGCTGGACGTGGACAAGGCCAAGGCCCTGCTGACCAAGGCCGGCTTAGGGCAAGGCTTCAAGCTGAGCATGGACGTGCGCAGCGTGCAGCCCATCCAGGGCATGGCCGAGGCCTTCCAGGCCACCGCCAAGCGCGCCGGCATCGACATCGAGATCCTGCCCGGCGACGGCAAGCAGACCCTCACCAAGTACCGTGCCCGCAGCCACGACATGTACATCGGCCCCTGGGGCGCCGACTACTGGGACCCGCACACCAATGCCGACACCTTTGTGCGCAACCCCGACAACAGCGACCAGGCCAAGAGCAAGCCGCTGGCCTGGCGCAATGCCTGGGACATCCCCGCGCTGACCGGCCAGGCCGATGCCGCGGTGCTGGAGCGTGACGGCGCCAAGCGCGCCAAGATGTACCAGGCCATGCAGGCCGAGTTCCGCAAGAGCAGCCCGTTCATCGTGCTGTTCCAGCAGACCGAGGTGGCCGCTTACCGCAGCAACGTGGAAGGTCTGAAGCTCGGGCCCACCTTCGACACCAACTACGTGTTCAACGTGTCGAAGAAATAA
- a CDS encoding aminotransferase class V-fold PLP-dependent enzyme — protein MPGLNPTVDPDGLLEFSVVYTDRALNHMSRRFQGVMRDISATLRQVYHARSAIVVPGSGSFGMEAVARQFASGQPALVIRNGWFSYRWSQIFDMGAIPSGHEVLKARRTGPGAQDPYAPAPIDEVEAAIARVKPAVVCAPHVETASGMLLPDDYLQRVAAATHAAGGLFVLDCIASGCLWVDMAALGVDVLVSAPQKGWSGSPGCAFVMLSEAARARIDATTSSSFACDLKKWLQIMETYEGGGHAYHATLPTDTLARNRDVMAESAAYGFERLRAEQIALGRQVRTLLARHGLPSVAAPGFEAPGVVVSYTTDATLQNGSAFIAQGLQTAAGVPLQCDEGPEFKTFRIGLFGLDKLHAPERAVAALERALAVVAPVSEAQTAPAK, from the coding sequence ATGCCCGGACTGAACCCCACCGTCGACCCCGACGGCCTGCTGGAATTTTCGGTGGTCTACACCGACCGCGCGCTGAACCACATGTCGCGGCGCTTCCAGGGCGTGATGCGCGACATCTCGGCCACGCTCAGGCAGGTCTACCACGCCCGCTCGGCCATCGTGGTGCCGGGCAGCGGCAGCTTCGGCATGGAGGCGGTGGCGCGCCAGTTCGCCAGCGGCCAGCCCGCGCTGGTGATCCGCAACGGCTGGTTCAGCTACCGCTGGAGCCAGATCTTCGACATGGGCGCCATCCCGTCCGGCCATGAGGTGCTGAAGGCCCGCCGCACCGGCCCCGGCGCGCAAGACCCCTACGCCCCGGCACCGATCGACGAGGTCGAGGCGGCCATCGCCCGCGTGAAGCCGGCGGTGGTGTGCGCCCCGCACGTTGAAACCGCCAGCGGCATGCTGCTGCCCGACGATTACCTGCAGCGCGTGGCCGCCGCCACGCATGCGGCGGGCGGCCTGTTCGTGCTGGACTGCATTGCCTCGGGCTGCCTGTGGGTGGACATGGCGGCCCTTGGCGTGGATGTGCTGGTGAGCGCACCGCAAAAGGGCTGGAGCGGCTCGCCGGGCTGCGCCTTCGTGATGCTGAGCGAGGCCGCCCGTGCGCGCATCGACGCCACCACCAGCAGCAGCTTTGCCTGCGATCTGAAGAAGTGGCTGCAGATCATGGAAACCTATGAAGGCGGCGGCCACGCCTACCACGCCACCCTGCCCACCGACACGCTGGCGCGCAACCGCGACGTGATGGCCGAAAGCGCGGCCTACGGCTTCGAGCGCCTGCGCGCCGAGCAGATCGCGCTGGGCCGCCAGGTGCGCACACTGCTGGCCCGCCACGGCCTGCCCAGCGTGGCCGCGCCGGGCTTCGAGGCGCCCGGCGTGGTGGTGAGCTACACCACCGACGCCACGCTGCAGAACGGCAGCGCCTTCATCGCCCAGGGCCTGCAGACGGCTGCCGGCGTGCCGCTGCAATGCGACGAGGGCCCCGAGTTCAAGACCTTCCGCATCGGCCTGTTCGGCCTGGACAAGCTGCATGCGCCCGAGCGGGCGGTGGCGGCGCTCGAGCGCGCGCTGGCGGTGGTGGCGCCAGTGTCTGAAGCGCAGACAGCCCCGGCCAAATGA
- a CDS encoding extracellular catalytic domain type 2 short-chain-length polyhydroxyalkanoate depolymerase: MLHTPAHAASALPALVLDKTQTTVSGLSAGGFMAVQLHVAYSATFAKGAGVVAGGPFYCAEGSVVNATGRCMTRSTSIPVANLVSTTKSWASSGFIDPVANLQGSKVYLFSGTADNTVKPAVMNDLKTYYASFVPAANVVVKNNLAAGHAMVTDDTGASCGTTASPYINNCGFDLAGAMLQQLYGTLNPRNNGALGGSFIEYDQGAFITGHGMAATGWAYVPAACSTGSPAGGACKLHVVLHGCKQNAADIGTQYVRNTGYNRWADTNKIVLLYPQTGTGATNSCWDWWGYDSANYSKKSGPQMAAIKAMVDRLGSGTPPANLAAPTGVATSGATASSLVISWGTVSGAAGYNVYRAATRANSTLVAGSSYTDSGLASGSTYSYTVRAVDANGAEGPASASATGSTTGTAAVCFTASNYAHTTAGRATQSGGYAIANGSGQNMGLWNTFTTTTLKQTGPNYYVIGTCP, from the coding sequence ATGCTGCACACCCCCGCCCACGCCGCCAGCGCCCTGCCCGCGCTGGTGCTCGACAAGACCCAGACCACGGTCTCGGGCCTGTCGGCGGGCGGCTTCATGGCCGTGCAGCTGCATGTGGCCTATTCAGCCACCTTTGCCAAGGGCGCCGGCGTGGTGGCCGGCGGGCCGTTCTACTGCGCCGAAGGCTCGGTGGTCAACGCCACCGGCCGCTGCATGACGCGCAGCACCAGCATCCCGGTGGCCAATCTGGTCAGCACCACCAAAAGCTGGGCAAGCAGCGGATTCATCGACCCGGTGGCCAACCTGCAGGGCAGCAAGGTCTACCTGTTCTCGGGCACGGCCGACAACACCGTCAAGCCGGCGGTGATGAACGACCTGAAGACCTACTACGCCAGCTTCGTGCCGGCGGCCAACGTGGTGGTCAAGAACAACCTCGCGGCCGGCCACGCGATGGTCACCGACGACACCGGCGCCAGCTGCGGCACCACCGCCTCGCCCTACATCAACAACTGCGGCTTCGATCTGGCAGGCGCCATGCTGCAGCAGCTGTACGGCACGCTGAACCCACGCAACAACGGCGCGCTGGGCGGCAGCTTCATCGAGTACGACCAGGGCGCCTTCATCACCGGCCACGGCATGGCCGCCACCGGCTGGGCCTATGTGCCGGCCGCGTGCAGCACGGGCAGCCCAGCGGGTGGCGCTTGCAAGCTGCATGTGGTGCTGCATGGCTGCAAGCAGAACGCGGCAGACATCGGCACCCAGTACGTGCGCAACACCGGCTACAACCGCTGGGCCGACACCAACAAGATCGTGCTGCTCTATCCGCAGACGGGCACCGGCGCCACCAACAGCTGCTGGGACTGGTGGGGCTACGACAGCGCCAACTACAGCAAGAAGAGCGGCCCGCAGATGGCGGCCATCAAGGCCATGGTCGACCGCCTGGGCAGCGGCACGCCGCCTGCCAACCTGGCCGCGCCCACCGGCGTGGCCACCTCGGGCGCCACGGCCAGCAGCCTGGTCATCAGCTGGGGCACGGTGAGCGGCGCTGCGGGCTACAACGTGTACCGCGCGGCCACCCGGGCCAACAGCACGCTGGTGGCCGGCAGCAGCTACACCGACAGCGGCCTGGCCAGCGGCAGCACCTACAGCTACACCGTGCGCGCGGTGGATGCCAACGGCGCCGAAGGCCCGGCCTCGGCCAGCGCCACCGGCAGCACCACCGGCACGGCGGCCGTGTGCTTCACCGCCAGCAACTACGCCCACACCACGGCCGGCCGCGCCACGCAAAGCGGCGGCTATGCCATCGCCAACGGCAGCGGCCAGAACATGGGCCTGTGGAACACCTTCACCACCACCACGCTGAAGCAGACCGGCCCGAACTACTACGTGATCGGCACCTGTCCCTGA